A single window of Gossypium arboreum isolate Shixiya-1 chromosome 13, ASM2569848v2, whole genome shotgun sequence DNA harbors:
- the LOC108461527 gene encoding 5-amino-6-(5-phospho-D-ribitylamino)uracil phosphatase, chloroplastic isoform X1: MVMVESIATTSLLGHRPLCGRFSARDVSCKQKSLSNCLSPFKEFIGKTIVVPPSPRLRVERLVNSSIKALAMELTKEVYAYEGKAPRNWSYLLDTSVERKPRLWSPENRADNPSLHNPLLRQERMGCGWLGALFEWEGVIVEDNPQLEKQAWLALAEEEGKSPPPAFILRRIEGMKNEQAISEVLCWSRDPAQLRRMAARREEVYQALQGGIYRLRNGSQEFLHALTRYKIPMALVSTRPRKVLETAIRAIGMEGFFSVIVAAEDVYRGKPDPEMFVYAAQLLKFIPERCIVFGNSNQTVEAAHDAWMKCVTIASKHPVYELGAADLVVNHLDELSIVDLKNLADIELAEFGSREPESELEIEEEESRPSTSIAIDDIFW, encoded by the coding sequence ATGGTGATGGTAGAGTCGATTGCAACAACTTCACTTCTTGGACACCGCCCTTTATGTGGAAGATTTTCCGCTAGGGATGTCTCCTGCAAACAAAAATCCTTGAGTAACTGCCTGTCTCCTTTCAAAGAATTTATTGGCAAAACGATCGTTGTTCCTCCTTCGCCAAGATTGAGAGTGGAAAGGTTAGTTAATTCATCCATCAAGGCGCTTGCAATGGAGCTGACAAAAGAGGTTTATGCATATGAAGGAAAAGCACCAAGAAACTGGAGTTATCTGCTTGATACTAGTGTAGAGCGAAAGCCTCGCTTATGGTCGCCGGAGAATAGAGCTGATAATCCTTCTTTACACAATCCCTTGCTTCGACAAGAAAGGATGGGCTGTGGTTGGTTAGGCGCTTTATTTGAATGGGAAGGAGTTATAGTTGAAGATAATCCTCAGCTTGAGAAGCAAGCCTGGCTGGCTCTTGCTGAGGAAGAAGGAAAATCTCCTCCCCCTGCCTTTATCCTCAGAAGAATAGAAGGGATGAAAAATGAGCAAGCAATTTCGGAAGTTTTGTGCTGGTCAAGAGATCCAGCACAATTGAGAAGAATGGCTGCAAGGAGGGAAGAAGTTTACCAAGCTCTGCAAGGTGGGATATATAGATTACGTAATGGTTCCCAAGAGTTTCTACATGCCTTGACACGTTACAAGATACCAATGGCATTGGTATCTACCCGGCCAAGAAAAGTTCTTGAGACTGCCATTCGAGCCATTGGGATGGAAGGGTTCTTCAGCGTCATTGTTGCGGCAGAAGATGTTTACCGGGGAAAACCAGATCCTGAAATGTTTGTTTATGCTGCACAGCTTCTGAAATTTATACCTGAGCGCTGCATTGTGTTTGGGAACTCTAATCAGACAGTTGAAGCTGCTCATGATGCATGGATGAAGTGTGTGACGATTGCTAGCAAGCATCCAGTATATGAGCTTGGGGCTGCAGACTTGGTGGTGAACCATTTAGATGAGCTCTCAATTGTTGACCTGAAGAACCTTGCTGATATAGAGTTGGCTGAATTTGGTTCCAGGGAGCCTGAGTCAGAGTTGGAGATAGAGGAAGAAGAGTCTCGGCCATCTACCTCAATAGCAATAGATGATATTTTCTGGTAA
- the LOC108461527 gene encoding 5-amino-6-(5-phospho-D-ribitylamino)uracil phosphatase, chloroplastic isoform X2, whose amino-acid sequence MVMVESIATTSLLGHRPLCGRFSARDVSCKQKSLSNCLSPFKEFIGKTIVVPPSPRLRVERLVNSSIKALAMELTKEVYAYEGKAPRNWSYLLDTSVERKPRLWSPENRADNPSLHNPLLRQERMGCGWLGALFEWEGVIVEDNPQLEKQAWLALAEEEGKSPPPAFILRRIEGMKNEQAISEVLCWSRDPAQLRRMAARREEVYQALQGGIYRLRNGSQEFLHALTRYKIPMALVSTRPRKVLETAIRAIGMEGFFSVIVAAEDVYRGKPDPEMFVYAAQLLKFIPERCIVFGNSNQTVEAAHDAWMKCVTIASKHPVYELGAADLVVNHLDELSIVDLKNLADIELAEFGSREPESELEIEEEESRPSTSIAIDDIFW is encoded by the exons ATGGTGATGGTAGAGTCGATTGCAACAACTTCACTTCTTGGACACCGCCCTTTATGTGGAAGATTTTCCGCTAGGGATGTCTCCTGCAAACAAAAATCCTTGAGTAACTGCCTGTCTCCTTTCAAAGAATTTATTGGCAAAACGATCGTTGTTCCTCCTTCGCCAAGATTGAGAGTGGAAAGGTTAGTTAATTCATCCATCAAGGCGCTTGCAATGGAGCTGACAAAAGAGGTTTATGCATATGAAGGAAAAGCACCAAGAAACTGGAGTTATCTGCTTGATACTAGTGTAGAGCGAAAGCCTCGCTTATGGTCGCCGGAGAATAGAGCTGATAATCCTTCTTTACACAATCCCTTGCTTCGACAAGAAAGGATGGGCTGTGGTTGGTTAGGCGCTTTATTTGAATGGGAAGGAGTTATAGTTGAAGATAATCCTCAGCTTGAGAAGCAAGCCTGGCTGGCTCTTGCTGAGGAAGAAGGAAAATCTCCTCCCCCTGCCTTTATCCTCAGAAGAATAGAAGGGATGAAAAATGAGCAAGCAATTTCGGAAGTTTTGTGCTGGTCAAGAGATCCAGCACAATTGAGAAGAATGGCTGCAAGGAGGGAAGAAGTTTACCAAGCTCTGCAAGGTGGGATATATAGATTACGTAATGGTTCCCAAGAGTTTCTACATGCCTTGACACGTTACAAGATACCAATGGCATTGGTATCTACCCGGCCAAGAAAAGTTCTTGAGACTGCCATTCGAGCCATTGGGATGGAAGGGTTCTTCAGCGTCATTGTTGCGGCAGAAGATGTTTACCGGGGAAAACCAGATCCTGAAATGTTTGTTTATGCTGCACAGCTTCTGAAATTTATACCTGAGCGCTGCATTGTGTTTGGGAACTCTAATCAGACAGTTGAAGCTGCTCATGATGCATGGATGAAGTGTGTGACGATTGCTAGCAAGCATCCAGTATATGAGCTTGGGGCTGCAGACTTGGTGGTGAACCATTTAGATGAGCTCTCAATTGTTGACCTGAAGAACCTTGCTGATATAGAGTTGGCTGAATTTGGTTCCAGGGAGCCTGAGTCAGAGTTGGAGATAGAGGAAGAAGAGTCTCGGCCATCTACCTCAATAGCAATAGATGATATTTTCTG GTGA